A single genomic interval of Musa acuminata AAA Group cultivar baxijiao chromosome BXJ3-4, Cavendish_Baxijiao_AAA, whole genome shotgun sequence harbors:
- the LOC135634948 gene encoding nuclear transcription factor Y subunit C-6-like, whose translation MDQQPGHPVPPMIGVPPGVPYQAYQNLYHQQQQQQLQMFWADQYREIEQTTDFRNHSLPLARIKKIMKADEDVRMIAAEAPVVFARACEMFILELTHRSWAHAEENKRRTLQKNDIAAAISRTDVFDFLIDIVPREEGKEDVAHALGGPPVDPLSYYYVPK comes from the coding sequence ATGGATCAGCAGCCCGGCCACCCTGTCCCACCGATGATCGGCGTCCCCCCCGGGGTCCCGTATCAGGCCTATCAGAACCTCtaccaccagcagcagcagcagcaactccAGATGTTCTGGGCTGACCAGTACCGCGAGATCGAGCAGACCACCGACTTCCGCAACCACAGCCTGCCGCTCGCTCGGATCAAGAAGATCATGAAGGCTGATGAGGACGTGCGCATGATCGCCGCCGAGGCCCCCGTGGTCTTCGCTCGGGCCTGCGAGATGTTCATCCTGGAGCTCACGCACCGGTCGTGGGCCCACGCCGAGGAGAACAAGCGCCGGACTCTGCAGAAGAACGACATAGCGGCGGCCATCAGCCGCACTGACGTGTTCGACTTCCTCATTGATATTGTGCCGAGGGAGGAGGGGAAGGAAGACGTTGCCCACGCCCTCGGAGGCCCACCTGTCGACCCTCTCTCCTACTACTATGTCCCCAAATAG